A stretch of the Chanos chanos chromosome 1, fChaCha1.1, whole genome shotgun sequence genome encodes the following:
- the LOC115822675 gene encoding solute carrier family 22 member 6, with protein MGPLQRTVYLRLSLPIFFTAFLFFVDVFTVHRNSCRVDTESSSVNYTPGTLEANFSISIPKNTEDLFNNDTASNTDLVAHGQTVYMTSLLVGALVGGALSDKYGKKFVLVCFATAHAAVALATAFLPNAIFYLVARCITGISCCAMHICIYSLGVEWSPPKLRIWPTTLLSFVFSLGMMGLASVAYFTQDWMQFHLALAIPQILCLPLYLSIPESPKWLLLNKKFDVLEEYRSRSPKDKACLDLLLHAVGTEVQKSDTGKNSERESVFTHFKSSTIMLRLMIMSYISLATTLTYYGICLNIGSFGVDVYLAQFFSGLSESPSLLLPFLMKRCGRRIFTMASLFMSGVSCALSLLALRFYNNPALVMALALMGKLCVQSTSCVLLLYGIELFPTVIRQKCVGLVSLSSRLACITVAAVVPKGTVPLVAMLCYSSGPILGAGFCLLLPETSGVPLPDTIQDCENQPGLDLRTLSCGHRYSPAPKQERESACLSKKELEPQKEKVALTA; from the exons ATGGGTCCGTTACAGAGGACCGTTTATTTGCGGCTTAGTTTGCCTATTTTTTTCACGGCTTTTCTCTTCTTCGTGGACGTGTTTACCGTACACCGAAATTCCTGCCGTGTGGATACGGAGAGTAGTTCCGTCAATTACACGCCTGGGACTCTGGAAGCAAATTTCTCCATATCAATCCCAAAGAATACTGAAGATTTGTTTAATAATGACACCGCCAGCAAC ACGGATCTCGTTGCACATGGTCAAACTGTTTACATGACCAGTTTGTTGGTCGGGGCTTTGGTCGGTGGCGCTCTTTCGGACAA GTATGGAAAGAAATTTGTCCTCGTGTGCTTCGCCACTGCGCACGCAGCCGTAGCGCTGGCGACGGCGTTTCTGCCAAACGCAATTTTTTACCTTGTCGCCCGATGCATCACAGGAATCTCCTGCTGTGCCATGCACATCTGCATCTACAGTTTAG GGGTTGAATGGAGCCCACCAAAGTTGCGTATCTGGCCCACGACTCTGCTGTCATTCGTCTTTAGCCTTGGCATGATGGGGTTGGCAAGTGTAGCCTATTTTACCCAGGACTGGATGCAGTTCCACCTGGCACTAGCTATTCCACAAATCCTCTGCCTGCCTTTGTATCT TTCTATTCCAGAATCTCCAAAATGGCTGCTGCTGAATAAGAAGTTTGATGTTCTGGAAGAGTATCGCAGCAGGAGTCCAAAGGACAAGGCTTGTCTTGACCTG CTTTTGCATGCCGTGGGGACTGAAGTCCAGAAGTCAGATACAGggaaaaacagtgagagagaatcagtttTCACCCACTTCAAATCAAGCACCATCATGCTTCGTCTGATGATAATGAGTTATATTAG TTTAGCAACCACTCTCACCTACTATGGGATTTGTTTGAATATTGGGAGTTTTGGGGTGGATGTCTACCTGGCTCAGTTCTTCTCTGGACTGTCTGAGAGTCCATCTCTTCTCCTGCCCTTCCTGATGAAGCGGTGCGGCCGCAGAATCTTCACCATGGCCTCCCTTTTCATGAGCGGCGTCTCCTGCGCGCTGTCCCTCCTTGCCCTGCGCTTCTACA ATAACCCTGCACTCGTGATGGCTCTGGCCTTAATGGGAAAACTTTGTGTGCAATCGACATCGTGCGTCCTTCTGCTGTATGGAATAGAACTCTTCCCAACGGTCATAAG GCAGAAGTGCGTCGGCCTGGTTAGCCTGTCATCGCGGCTGGCCTGCATCACGGTCGCGGCTGTCGTTCCGAAGGGAACCGTTCCGCTGGTCGCCATGTTATGTTACAGCAGTGGACCTATCCTGGGAGCTGGCTTTTGCCTGCTCTTGCCCGAGACCAGCGGAGTCCCTCTGCCAGACACAATCCAGGACTGTGAAAACCAGCCCGGGTTGGACCTACGCACTCTTTCTTGCGGTCACAG GTATTCACCAGCCCctaaacaagagagagaatctgCTTGTCTCAGCAAAAAAGAGCTTGAaccacaaaaagagaaagtagCCCTCACAGCGTGA